Below is a genomic region from Paraburkholderia phenazinium.
CTGGATCGAAGAGCTGCGTGTTGAACTGCATGAGAAGGTCAACGCACTGGGCATCGGCGCGCAAGGTCTCGGCGGTCTCGCCACCGTGCTCGACGTCAAGATCATGGCTGCGCCCACGCACGCTGCGAGCAAGCCGATCGCGATCATCCCGAACTGCGCGGCTACCCGTCATGCACACTTCACATTGGACGGCTCGGGCGTCGCGAAGCTCGAAGCGCCGTCGCTCGACGCATGGCCGAAGGTGCAATGGGAACCGGACACGCAAAAGAGCAAGCGCGTCGATCTGAACACGCTCACGCCGGCCGAAGTCGCTTCGTGGACGCCGGGCCAGACGCTCTTGCTGTCGGGCAAGATGTTGACGGGTCGCGACGCTGCGCACAAGCGCATTGCCGACATGCTCGCCAAGGGCGAAAAGCTGCCGGTGGACTTCACCAATCGCGTGATCTATTACGTCGGCCCGGTCGATCCGGTGCGCGACGAAGCGGTCGGCCCGGCGGGTCCCACTACTTCCACGCGGATGGACAAGTTCACCGAGACGATGCTGTCGCAAACAGGTCTCATTTCGATGATCGGCAAGGCCGAACGCGGTCCGGTTGCAATCGAATCCATCAAGAAGCACAAGGCGGCGTATCTGATGGCGGTGGGTGGTGCTGCGTATCTCGTGTCGAAAGCGATCCGCAGCGCCAAGGTGCTCGCGTTCGAAGACCTCGGCATGGAAGCCATCTACGAATTCGACGTGCAGGATATGCCGGTCACGATAGCGGTCGATTCGAATGGCACGTCGGTACATCAGACCGGCCCGAAGGAATGGCAAGCAAAGATCGGTAAGATTCCGGTCGCAACGGTTTAAAACCCACTTCAGTGCCTGCCAATCTGGCAATGCAAAGCCGGGGCTCACGGTCCCGGCTTTTTCATTGAGTAGACCACAGCAACATCACCAGCCCGTGACTCGCAACGGGTAAGCATCAAAAAATGCTTCGCTCCTTGGCTTTTTTGGGTCGGGCGTTTATTGTTGTTGAAAAATCGTATTTCAGAGCCCCACAAGGAAAAAATCATGCAAGGCGACAAGAAGGTTATCGAATATCTGAACTCGCAGTTGAAGAACGAACTCACTGCGATCAACCAGTACTTCCTGCACGCCCGGATGTACAAGCATTGGGGCCTCGATAAGCTCGGCAAGCATGAATACGATGAATCGATCGGCGAAATGAAGCATGCCGACTGGCTGATCGAACGCATTTTCATGCTG
It encodes:
- a CDS encoding fumarate hydratase, with translation MTVIKQEDLIQSIADSLQYISYYHPLDYIQALGRAYELEESPAAKDAIAQILTNSRMCAEGKRPICQDTGIVTVFVKVGMDVRWDGATMGVTDMINEGVRRGYLNPDNVLRASIVSPPEGARKNTKDNTPAVIHYEIVPGDKVDVQVAAKGGGSENKSKFAMLNPSDSIVDWIIKTVPTMGAGWCPPGMLGIGIGGTAEKAMLMAKESLMDPIDIQDVIARGPKDWIEELRVELHEKVNALGIGAQGLGGLATVLDVKIMAAPTHAASKPIAIIPNCAATRHAHFTLDGSGVAKLEAPSLDAWPKVQWEPDTQKSKRVDLNTLTPAEVASWTPGQTLLLSGKMLTGRDAAHKRIADMLAKGEKLPVDFTNRVIYYVGPVDPVRDEAVGPAGPTTSTRMDKFTETMLSQTGLISMIGKAERGPVAIESIKKHKAAYLMAVGGAAYLVSKAIRSAKVLAFEDLGMEAIYEFDVQDMPVTIAVDSNGTSVHQTGPKEWQAKIGKIPVATV